The following proteins are encoded in a genomic region of Gossypium hirsutum isolate 1008001.06 chromosome D05, Gossypium_hirsutum_v2.1, whole genome shotgun sequence:
- the LOC121217237 gene encoding uncharacterized protein, whose amino-acid sequence MFHLEEMCNAPQPQGFLQKLEEVIVSDCGEMQVLFPIAELRSIEQEGPSRYLSLQSLKIVEIERCNNLKYIFPMSVANSLRKLHTLKIKSCSQLEDIIQDRQVEYKCLLQSLREKLKVHNCPQLTHFIISTTIQELVFGKMTNEQLSNLHSCKYEELEQYQMSSQHHPLPICFPNLILIDILECESLKSLFPIIVAQGSSKKLNAPNLQTLRIERCFGMEEIIQYLQVSTISFQCLREVQVTECNKLKFLFPMCVANSLGKLQTLKIESCFGMEEIIQESQVSTISFQCLRELQVTKCNKLKFLFSMCVANSLGKLQTLKIERCFGMEEIIQDLQVSTISFQCLREVQVTECNKLKFLFPMCVANSLGQLQTLRIESCSQLQEIIQGPEVLISMSQGLARLNEVELTNLPQLKGRDKNDIVLTLPSLHVLKVRDCPQLTPFIVPTNIQALVFSEMTEKKPLFEYSGYDVSSLDILRWYKLIGLRVIWNGPIQVEHFHNLTHLMVID is encoded by the exons ATGTTTCATTTGGAAGAGATGTGCAATGCTCCCCAGCCGCAAGGTTTTTTACAAAAGCTTGAAGAGGTTATAGTTTCAGATTGTGGTGAGATGCAAGTGTTATTCCCAATTGCTGAATTGAGGAGCATAGAACAAGAAGGGCCCAGTCGTTATTTAAGCCTCCAAAGTCTGAAGATTGTTGAAATAGAGAGATGCAATAATTTGAAATATATCTTCCCAATGTCAGTTGCTAATAGCCTTAGGAAATTGCATACTTTGAAGATAAAGAGTTGCTCGCAATTGGAAGATATAATCCAAGACCGACAAGTGGAATACAAATGTCTACTCCAAAGTCTAAGGGAA AAGTTAAAAGTGCACAATTGTCCTCAATTGACACATTTTATTATTTCGACTACGATACAA GAATTGGTGTTTGGGAAGATGACAAATGAACAATTGAGCAATTTGCATTCATGTAAATATGAGGAATTGGAGCAATATCAAATGTCATCACAACATCATCCCCTACCTATTTGCTTTCCAAATCTGATTCTAATTGATATCTTGGAATGTGAAAGCTTGAAATCTCTCTTTCCAATTATTGTTGCTCAAGGTAGCTCTAAAAAACTAAATGCGCCCAATTTGCAAACTCTGAGGATAGAGAGGTGCTTTGGAATGGAAGAAATAATCCAATACTTACAAGTATCAACCATAAGCTTCCAATGCCTAAGGGAAGTACAAGTCACAGAATGCAATAAATTGAAATTTCTCTTCCCAATGTGTGTTGCTAATAGTCTTGGGAAATTGCAAACTCTAAAGATAGAGAGCTGCTTTGGAATGGAAGAAATAATCCAAGAGTCACAAGTATCAACCATAAGCTTCCAATGCCTAAGGGAATTACAAGTCACAAAATGCAATAAATTGAAATTTCTCTTCTCAATGTGTGTTGCTAATAGTCTTGGGAAATTACAAACTCTAAAGATAGAGAGGTGCTTTGGAATGGAAGAAATAATCCAAGACTTACAAGTATCTACCATAAGCTTCCAATGCCTAAGGGAAGTACAAGTCACAGAATGCAATAAGTTGAAATTTCTCTTCCCAATGTGTGTTGCTAATAGTCTCGGGCAATTGCAAACTCTAAGGATAGAGAGCTGTTCCCAATTGCAAGAAATAATCCAAGGACCAGAAGTGTTAATCTCAATGTCTCAAGGTCTTGCACGATTGAATGAAGTTGAGTTGACTAATTTGCCTCAATTGAAAGGAAGGGATAAAAACGACATCGTGTTGACATTGCCATCTTTACACGTGTTAAAAGTGAGAGATTGTCCTCAATTGACACCTTTTATTGTTCCAACTAATATACAA GCATTGGTGTTCTCGGAGATGACAGAAAAGAAGCCGTTATTTGAATATTCTGGATATGATGTTTCAAGTCTGGATATCCTAAGGTGGTACAAACTAATTGGATTGCGGGTGATATGGAATGGTCCCATCCAAGTTGAACACTTTCATAATCTCACTCATTTGATGGTCATTGATTGA